One stretch of Chloroflexota bacterium DNA includes these proteins:
- a CDS encoding 4Fe-4S dicluster-binding protein: MIKRVEINYRGIFQKTLAKRIGGDIVVIASRMGKVGFSNGRYSDSPERNGIPCKYFAFVSPDLQEEELEAECGAKLDIDEADVSVVLDDTMVKGVEPWGWHGIRPINEKIIPNGCLLIVSRKDVGDLTKFVARRDFTYRVTTLEGDANLAGLWVFKDDLTHERVLGAISAVDPDVISIDAVADYLVAKTGEERRALAAREAHDAVLRRMEPVTPNDGIVWPHKAPELPKWHAFSIGAAVPAVERGFEMGPGGQSRNASFRRGTTKSLRPVVRFDLCIGCTLCWLDCPDECFDPIDGKLFDVSYDYCVGCGKCAVVCPVPECIVMVDELRFEDNSSPWEHYRRDPAGYIAWAEEKKGRIRVSYPHVTGTGRDVREAVGPPAKLGE, translated from the coding sequence ATGATCAAACGGGTGGAGATCAACTACCGCGGCATCTTCCAAAAGACCCTGGCTAAACGCATTGGCGGGGACATCGTCGTGATCGCCAGCCGGATGGGGAAGGTCGGCTTCTCTAACGGGCGCTACTCGGACTCGCCCGAGCGCAACGGAATCCCCTGCAAGTACTTCGCCTTCGTGTCGCCGGACCTCCAGGAAGAAGAGTTGGAAGCCGAATGCGGAGCGAAGCTCGACATCGACGAGGCGGATGTCTCCGTCGTGCTGGATGACACGATGGTCAAGGGCGTCGAGCCCTGGGGGTGGCATGGGATTCGGCCCATCAACGAGAAGATCATTCCCAATGGGTGCCTCCTGATCGTCTCTCGCAAGGATGTCGGCGACCTCACGAAGTTCGTGGCGCGCCGCGACTTCACGTATCGCGTCACCACCCTCGAGGGCGACGCGAATCTCGCCGGCCTCTGGGTCTTCAAAGACGACCTTACCCACGAGCGGGTCCTCGGCGCGATCTCGGCCGTCGATCCGGACGTGATCTCCATCGACGCCGTCGCGGACTATCTCGTCGCGAAGACGGGCGAGGAGCGGCGGGCGCTGGCTGCGCGAGAAGCCCACGATGCCGTGCTGCGGCGGATGGAGCCCGTCACACCCAACGACGGCATCGTCTGGCCCCACAAGGCCCCGGAACTGCCCAAGTGGCACGCCTTCTCCATCGGCGCTGCGGTGCCAGCCGTCGAGCGCGGCTTCGAGATGGGACCCGGCGGCCAGAGTCGGAACGCCAGCTTCCGCCGCGGCACCACCAAGTCGCTCCGACCGGTGGTTCGCTTCGACCTCTGCATTGGCTGCACCCTGTGTTGGCTGGACTGTCCCGACGAATGCTTTGATCCGATCGACGGCAAGCTTTTCGACGTCTCGTACGACTACTGCGTCGGCTGCGGCAAGTGCGCCGTCGTCTGCCCGGTCCCCGAGTGCATCGTGATGGTCGACGAGCTGCGCTTCGAGGACAACAGCAGCCCGTGGGAGCACTACCGTCGCGATCCGGCCGGCTACATCGCGTGGGCTGAGGAAAAGAAGGGGCGAATCCGCGTCTCCTATCCCCACGTGACCGGTACCGGACGCGACGTTCGCGAGGCGGTCGGCCCGCCGGCGAAGCTGGGCGAATGA
- a CDS encoding pyruvate ferredoxin oxidoreductase, whose amino-acid sequence MAVANDPRVWDRDELLTGCQAVSQAVRLADVDVVAAYPIRPYTEVMDGISKIIADGQLDAEYIIADSEHSQFEIVKHASSVGARAFAGSSGTGWMYGFEALVVAATDRLPVLFLVGNRALDDPGAFGVEHNDAMAIRDMGWLLCWTSTAQEALEHILIGYRIAEDSRVMMPMAVAMDGAFLTHSQHMVKMPSQEAVNRFLPPYNLGARRLHPDNPISIAPQANEDWVLEIRRQNWEAARSARQVIKDAYTEWNAVFGSDRYASPYFDEFMTDDADTVLIGLGTVSMPARTAVRRLREKGHKVGYVNLRWFRPFPTEELRACLGRFKAVGVIDRDFAHGSPDDGGIVLHEVRSTLYPLRERPVVTNFICGLGGRDISIDDCLRMFDITMAARDGKHTPEVVSWLGLRE is encoded by the coding sequence ATGGCAGTAGCCAATGACCCCAGGGTCTGGGACCGCGACGAGCTGCTGACGGGCTGCCAGGCCGTGTCGCAGGCAGTGCGCCTCGCCGACGTTGACGTCGTGGCGGCGTACCCCATCCGACCGTACACAGAAGTGATGGACGGGATCTCGAAGATCATCGCGGACGGTCAGCTCGACGCCGAGTACATCATCGCGGACAGCGAGCACTCGCAGTTCGAGATCGTGAAGCATGCGAGCTCGGTTGGCGCGCGCGCGTTTGCCGGGAGCTCTGGCACCGGGTGGATGTACGGATTCGAGGCGCTCGTCGTCGCAGCCACCGATCGGCTGCCGGTTCTCTTCCTCGTCGGCAATCGCGCCCTCGACGACCCCGGCGCCTTCGGCGTCGAGCACAACGACGCTATGGCGATTCGGGACATGGGGTGGCTTCTCTGCTGGACGTCGACTGCGCAGGAGGCGCTGGAGCACATCCTCATCGGGTACCGGATCGCCGAGGACAGCCGCGTCATGATGCCCATGGCGGTCGCCATGGATGGCGCGTTTCTCACCCACTCCCAGCACATGGTGAAGATGCCGAGCCAGGAGGCGGTCAACCGATTCCTCCCGCCCTATAACCTCGGTGCGCGCCGCCTCCACCCGGACAACCCGATCTCCATCGCGCCTCAGGCAAACGAGGATTGGGTGCTCGAGATTCGGCGCCAAAACTGGGAGGCCGCGCGCAGCGCGCGACAGGTGATCAAAGATGCGTACACGGAGTGGAACGCCGTCTTCGGGTCCGACCGGTACGCGTCGCCCTATTTCGACGAGTTCATGACCGACGATGCAGACACCGTTCTGATCGGACTGGGGACGGTCTCGATGCCGGCCCGAACGGCCGTCCGTCGGCTGCGCGAGAAGGGGCACAAGGTCGGTTACGTGAACCTGCGATGGTTCCGACCGTTCCCCACCGAGGAGCTGCGGGCGTGCCTCGGCCGCTTCAAGGCCGTCGGTGTGATCGACCGGGACTTCGCCCACGGCTCCCCGGATGATGGCGGTATCGTCCTCCACGAGGTGCGGTCGACGCTCTACCCGCTACGCGAGCGTCCCGTCGTGACCAATTTCATCTGCGGCCTTGGGGGCCGCGACATCTCCATCGACGACTGCCTGCGGATGTT